In Spinacia oleracea cultivar Varoflay chromosome 5, BTI_SOV_V1, whole genome shotgun sequence, a single window of DNA contains:
- the LOC110785098 gene encoding uncharacterized protein isoform X1, protein MTEQKLNIRALVFCLLNHYLLSNNNGEFGDIRLIPLISQMESCYSIMPLVVAETLLSADELKKDAKSEHFKGSPLLLQIWLAERLRLLETPADPKHYRPIALGNRKYLHQGQDEAEWTSFFTYGIYSIKWVVPWWGLTTMTGGSDVSVYVSLLGLSRPIYIFPYRVMRQYGLRQTIPFSDTVPPKVAAFSQTRVLAWAKYYDGLPRWAVATNGFVGLSENYKLWMSSDDKDVRTEARNGEPAELLIPRIRVKYEGPDSAKSRTYSIKTVKARPDQKRKEVPPRSCFRPKKMPNTKGPAVVKRNASSRGDRRRNNVWVRKAQPPVETVASLVDDNNHSPTIVCALEAERAITENVSAALASLEVSVQEPVLMEIDIGAAQKTVGVDPANIALYKTLFDDPEELE, encoded by the exons atgaccgaacaaaaattgaatattcgagcccttgtattttgcttgttgaatcactatttgctgtcgaataacaatggtgagttcggtgacataaggttgatccccttgattagccagatggaaagttgctattctatcatgccgttggttgttgccgagactttgctgagtgcggatgagctgaagaaggatgccaaatctgaacattttaagggaagccccctattactgcag atttggctcgcggaacggcttagacttttggaaacTCCTgctgatcctaaacattatcgccccatagccttgggtaaccgaaaatacttgcaccaaggccaggacgaggccgaatggacctccttttttacttatggcatttattctattaagtgggtggtaccatggtggggtttgactactatgacagggggttctgatgtatcggtttatgtttccttgttggggctatctcgtcccatttatattttcccttaccgagtcatgcgtcaatatggtttaaggcagactatccccttttctgatacggtaccacctaaggtagcggccttttcacaaacacgggtcctagcgtgggctaagtattatgatggtctcccgcgttgggccgtagctacaaatggctttgtgggtctttctgaaaactataagttgtggatgagctccgatgataaagatgtgaggaccgaggctcgtaatggggagccggctgagcttttgatacctcgtattcgtgttaagtatgagggtcctgattctgccaaatctcgtacctatagtattaagactgtgaaagctcgtcctgatcaaaagcgaaaggaagttcctccccgttcctgtttcaggcctaaaaagatgcctaacacgaaggggcctgccgttgttaaaagaaatgcaagctctcgcggagatcgtcgccggaacaatgtatgggttaggaaggctcagccgcctgtagaaacagtggctagtctagttgatgataataatcattctcccaccattgtctgtgcccttgaggctgagcgggctataactgagaatgtttctgcagccttggcatctttggaagttagtgtccaggagccggttcttatggagattgatattggggcagcgcagaagactgtgggggtggatcctgcgaacattgccctctacaaaactttatttgatgatccagaagaactagagtag
- the LOC110785098 gene encoding uncharacterized protein isoform X2 → MESCYSIMPLVVAETLLSADELKKDAKSEHFKGSPLLLQIWLAERLRLLETPADPKHYRPIALGNRKYLHQGQDEAEWTSFFTYGIYSIKWVVPWWGLTTMTGGSDVSVYVSLLGLSRPIYIFPYRVMRQYGLRQTIPFSDTVPPKVAAFSQTRVLAWAKYYDGLPRWAVATNGFVGLSENYKLWMSSDDKDVRTEARNGEPAELLIPRIRVKYEGPDSAKSRTYSIKTVKARPDQKRKEVPPRSCFRPKKMPNTKGPAVVKRNASSRGDRRRNNVWVRKAQPPVETVASLVDDNNHSPTIVCALEAERAITENVSAALASLEVSVQEPVLMEIDIGAAQKTVGVDPANIALYKTLFDDPEELE, encoded by the exons atggaaagttgctattctatcatgccgttggttgttgccgagactttgctgagtgcggatgagctgaagaaggatgccaaatctgaacattttaagggaagccccctattactgcag atttggctcgcggaacggcttagacttttggaaacTCCTgctgatcctaaacattatcgccccatagccttgggtaaccgaaaatacttgcaccaaggccaggacgaggccgaatggacctccttttttacttatggcatttattctattaagtgggtggtaccatggtggggtttgactactatgacagggggttctgatgtatcggtttatgtttccttgttggggctatctcgtcccatttatattttcccttaccgagtcatgcgtcaatatggtttaaggcagactatccccttttctgatacggtaccacctaaggtagcggccttttcacaaacacgggtcctagcgtgggctaagtattatgatggtctcccgcgttgggccgtagctacaaatggctttgtgggtctttctgaaaactataagttgtggatgagctccgatgataaagatgtgaggaccgaggctcgtaatggggagccggctgagcttttgatacctcgtattcgtgttaagtatgagggtcctgattctgccaaatctcgtacctatagtattaagactgtgaaagctcgtcctgatcaaaagcgaaaggaagttcctccccgttcctgtttcaggcctaaaaagatgcctaacacgaaggggcctgccgttgttaaaagaaatgcaagctctcgcggagatcgtcgccggaacaatgtatgggttaggaaggctcagccgcctgtagaaacagtggctagtctagttgatgataataatcattctcccaccattgtctgtgcccttgaggctgagcgggctataactgagaatgtttctgcagccttggcatctttggaagttagtgtccaggagccggttcttatggagattgatattggggcagcgcagaagactgtgggggtggatcctgcgaacattgccctctacaaaactttatttgatgatccagaagaactagagtag
- the LOC130460672 gene encoding uncharacterized protein, which produces MCKQSIYNCIFYRMCSAFRSYKRLGGQSKGTKLTWIPAQCAQQPGSLDCGYYVMRFMYDIIMNHGNSQDLTKDFSRTLPYSPEEINEVKDFWADYFMNNVEFLA; this is translated from the exons atgtgtaaacaaagtatatataattgcatattttatcgaatgtgtagtgcttttcggagttacaagagactaggtggacaatctaagggaactaaattaacatggattccagcacag tgtgctcaacaaccgggatcactagattgtggctactacgtcatgcgttttatgtacgacataataatgaatcatggtaatagtcaagatcttactaag gatttttcaagaacattgccctattcaccggaggagattaatgaggtgaaagatttttgggcagattacttcatgaacaatgtcgaatttttagcttaa